In Exiguobacterium sp. 9-2, the genomic window GTGCGATCGTCTGGAGTGAGGTTCTCGGAGCGCCTGTCTCTAAACGAAAACGATGATGGTTGGACAGGAAGTCGATCCTACGAAACGTGTAGGATCGACTCTTTTTGTTTTCCAAAAGGTGGAAACGGGTTTTTCTTTCCATCTTTTCGGTGGAAGTGCTAAAGTGGAAGAGATTAGATATGAAGCGATGACAACTTGTTATCCATGACTAGGAGGCCATTCACAACGTGATATTCAACGAAAGAATCCCATTTGCATTTTCGAATTCAGAACAGATTCAAGCATTCGTCGGTCCGAATGACGCAGTCTTACGTACGATGGAAGCGGAACTTGAAGTCCAGCTTACACATCGAGGAGATGAGCTGTTGGCACAATCCGAACAGGAACAGTCTGTGATCTTGGCAGGACAAGTCGTTGGTGTCCTGAAGCAACTCGTCAATCGTGGAGCTGTTTTGACGGAGCGTGACGCAACGAGCGCCATTCAACTCGCACGTCAAGATCGGGTGGATGAACTACTGGAACTTTACGATACGGTCATCCATACGAATCATAAAGGAAAACCACTTCGTGCGAAAACGCTCGGTCAAGCACGTTACGTCCGCGGAATTGATCGCTGTGATTTGACATTTGGTATTGGACCAGCGGGGACCGGAAAAACATATCTCGCAGTCGTGATGGCTGCAAAAGCACTGAAGGAAGGAAATGTCAAACGACTCGTCCTGACGCGTCCAGCAGTAGAAGCAGGAGAGAATCTTGGATTTCTTCCTGGTGATCTTAAAGAAAAAGTTGATCCATATCTACGTCCTCTATACGATGCGTTACACGACGTCCTTGGTGTCGAACATACGGCTCGACTACTTGAGCGTGGTGTCATCGAAATTGCGCCACTCGCTTATATGCGTGGGCGGACACTTGAACATGCCTTTGTCATTCTAGATGAAGCGCAAAACACGACACGTGAACAAATGAAGATGTTCCTGACACGTCTTGGTTTTCATTCGAAGATGATCGTCACAGGCGATTTGACACAAGTTGATCTTCCGCGCGGAAAAACGTCTGGTCTACAAGAAGCATTGCATCTGCTCGGAAATGTCAAAGGCATTCATTTCGAACACTTCGGCTCAGCTGATGTCGTGCGTCACCCACTTGTCCGGAAAATCGTTGATGCTTACAGTCAGGAATTGACATAAGCCGTTACGGGAATAATGGAAAAAGGGGGAGATGATATGCGCAAGGTTAGGGTCTGGGTTGGACTTTTGACAGTAGTGTTCTATCTCGTCGTATCGACGATGATGTATGTCAGTGTCCGACCAGAAGCCTTGTCCGCAGAACCATTCTCGATTGCAGAAGAAGACATCCGGTCGCCATTGACGATGGAGGATCGGGTCGCGACGAATCAAATCAAGGAAAATGCGATTGCTGCAATCGAGAGTCAGTATACGATTAAACAAGAGTATGCAGCACAGCAAATTGATAAAGTCGAACAACTTTTTGCTAGTTTATCCGGCATTAAAAAAGCAGACGAGATCAGTAAAATCAAACAGCGTTTGCGTGGGACAGAAGCGGCAACTCTTTTAAAGGACGACGAACTACGTTTACTTGTAGCTTCAACGACAGCGCTTCGAGACACGACACGGGATGTCGTCATTACAGCAATCGAAGAAGCGATGCGTCAGCGCATCTCGTCTGATGGCGGCGAAGTGGCTGAAGCACGTGAAAATGCCCGAACTGATATCGAACGTTCACCGCTTTCTTTCTCGCTAAAGGCGATTGCCAAAGCGTTGACCGATCAACTGATCGTGACGAACTACGTCTATGATCCGGAAAAGACGGAACAGCTTCGTAAACAAACAAGTGATAAAGTGGAACCGGTCATCATCTCGGAAGGGGAAGTGATCGTGAAGCGAGGCGAAGTGATTTCGCAAGATGCTTACCGCCAGCTACAACTCGTCGGCTTGATTTCTGACCGTCAGTCGTTGAAACCGTTACTTGGAGCGATGCTTGTCAGTGCATTGATGACTGCTTTCCTATTCGGCTTCATTCATCGCTCGAAACTACGGTATGCACAGATGGGGCGGATCCGGTTGTTTGGGCTTGTCTACCTCGTCGTCAGCTTACAATTGCTTGTCATGTATGGCATGGCGTTTTTAGCAAACGATATCAATCCTGCACTTTACTTACTCACACCGACCGCTTTTGTTGCGCTTGTTCTGCGCAATTTATTAAACGAACGGATTGCATTGTCAAGTTCACTCTTCACGGCACTTGCCGGAACATTCTTCTATAGTACGAATCAAAACTTCAGCTTCAATATCGCGATCTATTTGTTAGTCGGTGGTTTAGTCGCAACGTTTTTCCTACAGTCTAGTTTGTCACGTCGTCGTATTTTCATGAGCAGTATTTCGATTGCCGGAGCAAACATCGCGATTTTCTTTGCATTCGTTCTATTACGTAGTGGCACATTCGAATTACGTGAAACATTGACTTTAGTCGGTTTTGCGATTGCTAGTGGGATCTTGAGTGCCATTCTTGCGATTGGGTTATTGCCGTTCCTCGAAATGACATTTGGTATCTTAGCACCGACGCGTCTGCTCGAACTGTTGAACCCGACGCATCCCTTGTTGAAGAAACTCTTGGTCGAAGCGCCAGGAACGTATCATCATAGCATGATGGTCGCGAACCTAGCAGAAACAGCCTGTGAAGCAATCGGTGCAGATGGGTTGCTTGCGCGAGTCGGTGCCTACTATCATGATTTAGGAAAAACACGACGACCACTTTATTTCATTGAAAACCAGCATGGACGCAATCCGCATGATCGATTGACGCCGGAAGAGTCGGCACGTGTCATCTTGGCACATACAGAGGATGGTGTTGAATTGCTCGAAAAAGCAAAACTCCCGGCAGCGATCATCGATATTTGTCGCCAGCATCATGGAACATCGTTGCTCCGATATTTTTATGTCAAGGCAGCAGAACAAGGTGAAGTCGATGAGGATACGTTCCGTTATACAGGACCTAAACCACAAACGCGTGAAGCGGCGGTCATCATGATCGTCGACTCGATTGAAGCGGCTGTTCGTTCAATGAAAGCTCCTTCGGAAGAAGGAATTCGGGACCTAGTCGAGAAAATCATTCGTGAAAAGATGATGGACGACCAATTTGCGGAATGTGACATCACGACACGCGAGATTTATCGCGTTGGTGAAAGTGCATGTCATACCTTATCCGGTTTGTTCCATGAACGAATCGAGTATCCAGAATTAAAGAAAGAGGCAACGAAATGAACATTTATATGACAGACGAAAATAATCGTCTAACGGAAGAGCAACGACAGCTTGTCGAATCGATTTTGATTTACACGGCGGAACAAGAAGAAGTCGATCCGAACAGTGAGTTGTCCGTGACTTTCGTCTCAAACGATGAAATTCAAGAGATTAATCGTGAATGGCGTGGGAAAGATCAGGCGACAGACGTCATTTCCTTCGCGATGGAAGAACTCGGAGAAGATGAAATTGATTTTGGATTATTGGAAGATGAACCAGTCGTCCTCGGTGATTTGATCATTTCCGTGGAACGATGTCGCGAACAGGCGGCTGAATATGGCAATCATTTCGAGCGTGAACTCGGTTTTCTCGCCGTCCATGGTTTCCTCCACTTACTCGGATATGATCACATTGAAAAGGCAGATGAGGAAATCATGACGAAGCGACAGGAGGAAATCCTGCATCACTTCGAGTTATTCCGGGGCACATTGTGAAAAGCTGGTGGCAACCATTTCGACATGCGATGCATGGGTTGCGCCAATCGATTCGAGAAGAACGGCATATGAAAGTTCATGTCATCATTGGCGGCATCGTATTACTTGTCGCCTTTTTATTACCGTTGACATCTGTCGAGCGAGCGATTCTTTTTCTGACGGTCGGGATCGTCATAAGTGCCGAGATGTTCAATACAGCGTTTGAGCGCGTCGTGGATCTCGTGACGCAGGAGTGGCATCCACTGGCAAAAGCAGTCAAAGATATCGCGAGTGGTGCTGTTTTAGTGTTGGCGCTTACATCTGTTGCGATTGCGCTATGCATCTTCATCCCATATTTGGTACAATAAGAATCCGGCCTTTTTGGCCAATACCGTTCCTAAAAAGGGGATACTCACATGAAAACAGAACAATTACTCGAACAAGCTAAATGTGCACGCGAAAAAGCGTATGTTCCATATTCAAAATTCCAAGTCGGTGCTGCTCTCTTAACGAAAGACGGACAAGTCTTCCATGGCTGCAATATTGAAAACGCAGCGTATGGTCTTTGTAACTGTGCAGAACGGACAGCTATCTTCTCTGCGTGGGCACAAGATGCGCGCGAGTATGCAGCGATGGCTGTCGTTGCGGACACAGAAGGACCGGTCGCACCATGCGGACAATGCCGCCAAGTGTTATCAGAGATGTGTGATGCGGATATGCCAATCTATTTGACGAACCTTAAAGGGGATGTCACAGAAACAACAGTGGGCGCCCTCTTACCGGGAGCATTCACGAAAGGAGATTTACATGTTTAAAGAAGGATTCAAATCGGGCTTTGTCTCGATCATCGGACGCCCGAACGTCGGAAAATCGACATTCCTCAACCGTGTCATCGGACAAAAAATTGCCATCATGTCTGATAAACCACAAACGACGCGTAATAAGATTCAAGGTGTCTACACGACAGAAGATGTTCAGACGATCTTCATCGATACACCTGGGATCCATAAACCAAAACATAAACTCGGCGATTTCATGATGAAGGTCGCGACGAACGCATTGCGTGAAGTCGATGCGATCTTGTTCATGGTCAACGTGACGGAACCAAAAGGAAAAGGTGACGACTTCATTATTGAAAAATTGAAGGAACTCGATACACCAATCATTCTCGTCATGAATAAAGTCGATTTGATTCATCCGAATGATATTCCACCGATCATCGAGTCGTACAAAAATGAACTCGAGTTCGCGGCAGTCGTTCCGATTTCGGCGCTACAAGGGAATAACGTCGGACCGTTACTTGAAGAAATCGCAAAAATTCTACCAGAAGGACCGATGTATTACCCAGCGGATCAAGTCACTGACCACCCAGAGCGCTTCATCATCTCAGAGATGATTCGTGAAAAAGTCTTGCAAAAGACACGCGATGAAGTACCACACTCGATTGCCGTCGCGATTGATCAAATCAAGACGCGTGAGAATGGAAATATGGTGGATGTCCATGCGACGATCTTGATCGAGCGCGATTCCCAAAAAGGAATCATCATCGGTAAACGCGGAGCACTTCTAAAAGAAATCGGCTCTGAAGCACGAACGGACATCGAGATGTTACTCGGGACGAAAGTTTACTTGAACTTGTGGGTCAAAGTCCAAAAGGATTGGCGCAACAAGGCCGGTCAATTGCGTGAACTCGGCTTCCGCGATGATGAGTATTAAGCGATGATCGATAAGGCGGAAGGGCTTGTATTACGAACGGTCGTATATGGTGAATCGAATAAGATCGTTACGCTACTGACACGTGAATACGGCAAGCTCGCCGTCATGGCGCGAGGAGCGAAGAAGCCGGGTAGCCGTTTTAACGCGGCTAGTCAGCCTTTCGTCCGAGCTGTCTATATCTATCCACGTTCACGGGGTCTCGGTCAGTTAAAATCAGCAGACGTCATTACAAGTCATGCGCATATTCGGCAAGATGTCGTGTTGATGGCCTATGCGATGTATCTATTGGAGCTTGCGGATAAAGCGCTTGATGAACGGGTGCCGCAACCGGCGCTGTACGATTTATTCGTCGAAGGACTAGAGGCGATGGATGAAGGACTAGATCCTGACGTCGTCTCTTTCATCATCGAATTGCGTCTGTTGCGTCATCTAGGCATTGCTCCACATTTGAATGGTTGTACGATTTGCGGAAGTGCTGAAGCGCCATTCGCTTTTTCGTTACACCACGGCGGTCTACTCTGTCGCCGGCATCGCCATGAGGATGAACATGCTGTCTATATGTCAGAGGCAGTTGCGAAGATGCTCTATGTGTTTTCCGTCTATGATTTCTCACGGATTGGTACCGTGACGGTAAAGCCAGAAACGAAGCGTCTATTGCGTCAAATCATGGATGCTTATATGGAACGCTACAGCGGGTTACGTCTGCGTTCAAAACGTGTCCTCGACCAGTTGATTGATTTCGGCAACGATTGACAGCAACAAGCGGGTTCGGTAGAATGAATGCGGAAGAAGTAACTAAATGAACACGATGACGAAAAGGAGTACCGTCTTTTTTCTCAATCAAGCGATTCCAGGGTGGTGCGAGCTGGGAGTGAGAGGGGCGCGAACGGCGTTTCGGAGTGTTTTTTGTCAAAAAGAGTGGCATGCGATGCATGCAAGTAGGGTGGAACCGCGGGCTCGTCTCGTCCCTATGTGCAACGATTGTTGTACATAGGGGCGTTTTTTGCGTTCCTTAATCATTTCGGAGGTGAAAGTCGTGAAGATGACAGTACAAGACATGATCTTGACATTACAAAAATTTTGGGCAGAACAAGGCTGCTTGACGATGCAAGCATACGACGTAGAAAAAGGAGCCGGTACGATGAATCCGATGACGTTTTTACGGAGTCTCGGACCGGAACCGTGGAACGTTTGTTATACAGAACCATCACGCCGTCCGGCTGATGGTCGTTATGGAGAAAACCCGAACCGTCTGTATCAACACCATCAATTCCAAGTCATCATGAAACCATCACCTGACAACATTCAGGAATTGTACTTACAAAGTCTCGAGTTGCTCGGGATCAATCCACTCGAACATGACATCCGTTTCGTAGAGGATAACTGGGAGAACCCAACGTTCGGTGCTGCTGGTCTCGGCTGGGAGGTATGGCTAAATGGAATGGAAATTACACAATTCACGTACTTCCAACAAGTCGGTGGAATCGAGTGTAATCCAATCGCAGTAGAGATCACTTACGGAATCGAGCGTCTCGCTTCTTACATCCAAGATGTCGAGAGCGTCTTTGATCTCGTTTGGACAGATGGGTTCAAATACGGTGATATTTTCTATCAACCGGAATTCGAACATTCGAAGTATACATTTGAAACATCAGATGTCGCTTTACTCTTTACATTATTCGATCAATATGAAAAAGAAGCGAATCGTGCCTTGGATGAGAATCTCGTTTTCCCAGCATATGATTACATCTTGAAATGTTCGCATACCTTTAACCTTCTCGACGCGAAGGGGGCGATTTCCGTCACGGAACGCACAGGATTCATCCATCGTGTACGGAACATGTCGCGCCGTTGTGCGCAAAGTTTCATCGAAGAACGGGAACGTCTTGGCTTCCCATTGATCAAGTCGAAAGCAGGTGAGTCACATGCATGAATTATTACTTGAAATCGGTTTAGAAGAAATGCCGGCTCGATTCGTCCTTCAATCCGAAACACAACTCAAGGAACGCGTGACGCGTTTCCTTGAAGAAGCACGGATTGAGTTCACAAGCGTCGAATCCTTCTCGACACCACGCCGTCTTGCAGTATATGTCAAGGGTCTCGCAGCACGTCAAAGCGACCTCGAAGAGACATTGAAAGGACCCGCAAAACGGATCGCGATGGACGAAGCAGGGAACTGGACGAAAGCTGCAGAAGGATTCGCGCGTGGTAAAGGACTCACGACGGACGATCTCTTCCTTGGGGAAGAAAAGGGAGTCGAATACCTCTATGCGACGCGTAAGGAAACTGGACAAGCGACAGCCGATCTACTTCCCGGATTAAAACAAGTCGTTGAAGCGATGACGTTCCCGAAAAACATGCGTTGGAGCACACAATCGTTACGCTACATGCGTCCGATTCGCTGGTTAATTGCTCTTCTTGACGATCAAGTCATCCCGTTTGAAGTCGCATCCGTCGAAACAGGTCGGACGTCTCGTGGGCATCGCTTCCTTGGGCAAGACATCACGATTCTTCGTCCGAATGCCTATGTCGAAGCGCTCGCAGGAGAGCACGTCATCGTCAGTTATGAAGCTCGTCGTCAATTAATCGAAGAACAAATCGCGGCGCTTGCGGCGCGTGAACAATTCGAAGTACCGATCGATGCGTCTTTACTTGAAGAAGTCACGAATCTCGTCGAATATCCGACAGCCTTGTTCGGTGCATTCGATGAAGCGTATCTTGAGTTGCCGGAAGAAGTCTTGATCACGACGATGAAAGAACATCAACGGTACTTCCCAGTCAAACGTGACGGTGCGTTGCTCCACTATTTCGTGACAGTACGAAACGGGAACGCAACCCATCTTGAAAACGTTGCTCGCGGAAACGAAAAAGTCATTCGTGCCCGTTTAGCAGATGCTCAGTTCTTCTATGAAGAAGATAAAAAAGCAGACATTGATGAACAGGCGAAACGTCTTGATAAAATCGTCTTCCATGAAAAATTAGGAACGACAGGTGAAAAAGTCCGTCGTGTACGTCAAATGGCACTCGCACTTGCTGACCGTGTCGGCGCAGACAAAACACGTGTCGAACGCGCGGGTCAGATTTATAAATTCGACCTCGTCAGTCAGATGGTCTATGAATTCACGGAATTACAAGGTCTGATGGGTGAACGTTATGCGAACATGAAAAACGAGGATCCGGAAGTCGCTGCTGCGATTCGCGAACATTACATGCCACGCTTCGCGGGTGATGCAAGTCCGGAGACACCGACAGGGACACTCTACGCGATCCTTGATAAGATGGACAGCGTCGCTGGATTCTTCGGTGTCGGCATGATTCCAAGTGGATCAGCGGATCCGTATGCATTGCGTCGTCAAGCACAAGGAATTGTGCAAATCTTATCGGATCGTAAGTTGAACTTGACATTGACTGAACTGATTGCCTTCGTCGTGTCTGAACAGGTAGCAGCAGGTCTTTATACGAAGGATGCCGAAGAAGTACAAGCCGCATTACAAGATTTCTTTGCGCAACGTTTGAAGTACCGTCTATCGGAAATGGACTTCCGTCATGATGTCGTCGAAGCCGCTCTTGACCATATGTTGACAGTCGAAGCGAATGAACAGCGTGCTGCCATGCTCGAAGAGGCGACGAAAAAAGAATCGTTCAAGAAAACGGTCGAACAATTAAGCCGTGTCTTGAACATCTCGAAAAAAGCAGAAAGTGTCACAACTGTTAATCCAGCGCTCTTTGAAAATGATGCGGAACGCGAATTGCATGAGGCGATTGAGAAAGCCTTACCAGAGGTCGATCAAGCTATCGCGTCACTTGACTATGCACGTGCACTTGAGGCACTTGAGGCAACCGTTCCATCGATCACAGCCTACTTTGACGGTACGATGATCATGACGGATGACGAAACGGTCCGTACGAACCGTCTTAGCGAAATGAAACGATTTGCAGAAGCAATCGAATCAGTCGCTCGGTTCAATGCACTCACTTTAGCGTAAAGAAAAAGGACGGATGAGCCGATGAAGTTAAATGAACGGCAAAAAAAGATACTCCAAATCGTCAAAGAGAATGGTCCGATCACGGGAGAGCAGATTGCTGCAGCGCTCTCCCTGACACGAGCGACGTTACGACCTGATTTGTCGATTTTAACGATGACCGGCATGTTAGAAGCGCGCCCACGTGTCGGCTATATGTATGTCGGAAAGAAAAATGCTTCCATGCTTCATGAGAAACTGGACACCTTGACCGTCGGCGAATTCATGTCATCAGCAAAGGTCATTCATGAAGGGATGACTGTGTATGATGCAATCGTCCACTTATTCCTAGAAGATGTCGGTTCGCTGTTTGTCGTCAGCAAGGACCATGCGTTGGTCGGTGTGCTATCACGTAAGGATTTTCTACGTGCGGCAATCGGTAATCAAGAATTAGACTCGTTACCGGTCAATATCATCATGACACGAATGCCAAATTTGACAGTCTGTGAAAAATCGGAAACGTTAATTGGTGCCGGCATGAAACTGATCGAAAAACAGATTGATTCGATGCCAGTCGTCGAAGAAGAGAACGGGGTCTTGAAAGTCGTCGGTCGAATGACGAAAACGAACATGACGAAAGTGTTGGTCGCTTTAGCACGTGATGAAGAAATTTAAGGGGGGCTCCTGATGCGTCAACGGATTTATGTCGTGAGTGATTCTGTCGGAGAGACGTGTGAACTCGTCGTCCGCGCAGCTGCTATTCAGTTCCCGGAACAAGCCATCGAAACGGTCCGCATTCCGTTCGTCGATGATGATCAAGTCATTTATGACTTGGTTCTTCATGCAAAAGAAGAACAAGCAACGATCGCTTTTACGATCGTTCATGCGACGCATCGTCGTTTGCTTGCAGACACAGCGCGTGCCCACGGTGTAAAGGCGATTGATCTACTTGGTCCATTGCTTGACACGATGGAAGACCGTTTGCAGATGCAACCGAAGGAAGAACCTGGATTAATCTATCGCTTAGATGAGGAATATTTCCGGAAAATCGAAGCGGTCGAATTCGCTGTTAAGTATGACGATGGACGTGATCCAAAAGGAATTAAACGCGCCGATATCGTTTTGATCGGTGTGTCGCGTACATCTAAAACGCCGCTCTCGCAGTATTTAGCCTTAAAGCGATATAAAGTAGCAAATGTACCACTCGTACCCGAATCGATTCCACCGGCAGAGCTATTCGATATTCCAAAAGAAAAATGTTTTGGACTACTCATCTCACCGGAAAAGTTGATCGATATCCGAATGGAACGATTGCGTTCATTAGGACTCAAACCTGAAGCAGCCTATGCGCAGATGGACCGAATCAACCGGGAACTTGAATACGCACGGAATTTATATGAACGAATCGGATGCCAAATTATTGATGTGACGAATAAAGCAGTCGAAGAGACGGCGAATTTGATTTTGACCGGAATTTCCGGGAAAGCGCATGACTAGTCAAGCAGTCAGGAACATAGTATACTTGTTTAGCTGATAAATGAGATAATGCCCTTTTTCTAATGAAACGGAACGAGTCATCGTTCCGTTTCATTGCGGGTATGGTCATGTAAGGATAAGTTCTCAAGGAAAGGGGAGAGGACGGAATGAAGCGAATTCCTGATGAAATCGTCGATCAGGTCCGCCAAGCAACGGACATCGTCGAATTGATTTCAGAACGTGTAGAATTAAAAAAACAAGGGAATCGATATTCAGGGCTTTGCCCGTTTCATTCTGAGAAATCACCTTCCTTTTCTGTTTCTCCTGATAAAGGGATGTACTACTGTTTTGGATGTGGTGCAGGAGGAAATGCAATCACTTTCGTCATGGAAACAGAAGGAATGAGTTTCAAGGAAGCCGTTTCGAAATTAGCCGATCGAAGCGACGTCACACTTCCAGAGCTAGAACCAGACCGATTCGAGCAGTCGGAATCGACGCCTGAACAGGAAAAGAAGTTCCGCATGCGCGAAGCGCATCGAATCGTCACCGAGCTCTATCACGAGGTGCTGATTCAAACGGAAGCAGGCGACGCCGGAAGAATCTATTTAGAAAATCGCAGTATACGCGAGGGGGCGATGCGTGAGTTTCGACTCGGGTATGCACCGGATCAAGATCGTTTTACAGTGGATTCCTTGGCACGACGTGGGTTTGATTTAGATGAGATGGTCGAAGCGGGATTGATTTCAATCGGACGTGATGGTGATTATCGAGATCGATTCAACGGTCGGGTCGTGTTCCCTATTTCCGATCGTGATGGCACGATCGTCGGATTTAGTGGTCGTTCGATTGACGGTCGTGACCCAAAGTATGTTAATACAGCGGAAACCCCTTTGTTCAATAAAAGTGAACTGTTATTTGGATTTGCTCAAGCACGAGGGGCGATGCGTAAAATTAAACAAGTCGTCCTTGTTGAGGGAAATCTTGATGTTGTGCGTGTTGCTCAAGCGGGTATACCTTATACGGTAGCTTCTTTAGGAACAGCGTTAACGCCTGTTCATGCCCAAAACCTGGCACGCATCGTCGATGAAGTCATTGTTTGTTATGACGGAGACAAAGCAGGACGCGCTGCGACGCTAAAAGCCTTACAGTTGCTTGAGGCCGTTGCCGTCGACTGTTCCGTCATCCGCTTACCGGATGGCGAAGACCCTGACTCTTTTATTGGGAACCAGGGAGAAGAGACGTTTTTACACTGGATCGAACAAAAACGGGTTTCAAGTCTTGAATTCAAATCTTTTTATTTTCGACAAGGAAAAAACTTGCGATTAGAAGGAGAACGCGTTCGATATATTGAAACTATGCTTGAAGAGATTGGTCGAACATCCAATCCGTTGTTACGGGACATCTATTTAGGAAAACTTTCTGAGGAATTTAAACTCTCGAAAGATTCCTTGATCGCACAAGTGCGTCCAACCGTTCAACAGCCGAAAAGAGAACAAATCGTTTCCGATCGCCCGACCGCTGTACCGACAGCACCTCCTGATCGAACGTTCGCGAACTGGAAAAAGGCAGAACGCTTCTTGCTTGCCTACATGATCCGTTCCGAAGAAGTATGTCTAGAAGTGCGTGAGCAGCTGGGTGTCCAATTCAATGATCCGGCACATCAATTGATTGCCGGCAAGTTATATGAATTTTACGGGACAGGTACGCAAGGAAGTTCCGATCGTTTTTTGACGATGCTCCATGATGCTTCCCTGCAACGAATCGTAGTGGATCTAGAGTTCATGCTGATGCCTGAATATGATCCTGACTTACTCAGTCATTACATTCGTGCCGTCCAGAACGAACAGCAACGTCGATTGCTCGAAGAAGAAAAATCACGATTGAATCAACAAACAGATATCCGTGCCCAAGCGGAACTGATGCAGGCGATCATTGAACGAAAGCGTCGTTTAAAAGATCGATGACCTGCTGCATGATGTGGAAGGAGTGTATGGTTCGATGGCAGAAA contains:
- a CDS encoding PhoH family protein, which gives rise to MIFNERIPFAFSNSEQIQAFVGPNDAVLRTMEAELEVQLTHRGDELLAQSEQEQSVILAGQVVGVLKQLVNRGAVLTERDATSAIQLARQDRVDELLELYDTVIHTNHKGKPLRAKTLGQARYVRGIDRCDLTFGIGPAGTGKTYLAVVMAAKALKEGNVKRLVLTRPAVEAGENLGFLPGDLKEKVDPYLRPLYDALHDVLGVEHTARLLERGVIEIAPLAYMRGRTLEHAFVILDEAQNTTREQMKMFLTRLGFHSKMIVTGDLTQVDLPRGKTSGLQEALHLLGNVKGIHFEHFGSADVVRHPLVRKIVDAYSQELT
- a CDS encoding HD family phosphohydrolase; this encodes MRKVRVWVGLLTVVFYLVVSTMMYVSVRPEALSAEPFSIAEEDIRSPLTMEDRVATNQIKENAIAAIESQYTIKQEYAAQQIDKVEQLFASLSGIKKADEISKIKQRLRGTEAATLLKDDELRLLVASTTALRDTTRDVVITAIEEAMRQRISSDGGEVAEARENARTDIERSPLSFSLKAIAKALTDQLIVTNYVYDPEKTEQLRKQTSDKVEPVIISEGEVIVKRGEVISQDAYRQLQLVGLISDRQSLKPLLGAMLVSALMTAFLFGFIHRSKLRYAQMGRIRLFGLVYLVVSLQLLVMYGMAFLANDINPALYLLTPTAFVALVLRNLLNERIALSSSLFTALAGTFFYSTNQNFSFNIAIYLLVGGLVATFFLQSSLSRRRIFMSSISIAGANIAIFFAFVLLRSGTFELRETLTLVGFAIASGILSAILAIGLLPFLEMTFGILAPTRLLELLNPTHPLLKKLLVEAPGTYHHSMMVANLAETACEAIGADGLLARVGAYYHDLGKTRRPLYFIENQHGRNPHDRLTPEESARVILAHTEDGVELLEKAKLPAAIIDICRQHHGTSLLRYFYVKAAEQGEVDEDTFRYTGPKPQTREAAVIMIVDSIEAAVRSMKAPSEEGIRDLVEKIIREKMMDDQFAECDITTREIYRVGESACHTLSGLFHERIEYPELKKEATK
- the ybeY gene encoding rRNA maturation RNase YbeY, whose product is MNIYMTDENNRLTEEQRQLVESILIYTAEQEEVDPNSELSVTFVSNDEIQEINREWRGKDQATDVISFAMEELGEDEIDFGLLEDEPVVLGDLIISVERCREQAAEYGNHFERELGFLAVHGFLHLLGYDHIEKADEEIMTKRQEEILHHFELFRGTL
- a CDS encoding diacylglycerol kinase family protein, which encodes MKSWWQPFRHAMHGLRQSIREERHMKVHVIIGGIVLLVAFLLPLTSVERAILFLTVGIVISAEMFNTAFERVVDLVTQEWHPLAKAVKDIASGAVLVLALTSVAIALCIFIPYLVQ
- a CDS encoding cytidine deaminase → MKTEQLLEQAKCAREKAYVPYSKFQVGAALLTKDGQVFHGCNIENAAYGLCNCAERTAIFSAWAQDAREYAAMAVVADTEGPVAPCGQCRQVLSEMCDADMPIYLTNLKGDVTETTVGALLPGAFTKGDLHV
- the era gene encoding GTPase Era, yielding MFKEGFKSGFVSIIGRPNVGKSTFLNRVIGQKIAIMSDKPQTTRNKIQGVYTTEDVQTIFIDTPGIHKPKHKLGDFMMKVATNALREVDAILFMVNVTEPKGKGDDFIIEKLKELDTPIILVMNKVDLIHPNDIPPIIESYKNELEFAAVVPISALQGNNVGPLLEEIAKILPEGPMYYPADQVTDHPERFIISEMIREKVLQKTRDEVPHSIAVAIDQIKTRENGNMVDVHATILIERDSQKGIIIGKRGALLKEIGSEARTDIEMLLGTKVYLNLWVKVQKDWRNKAGQLRELGFRDDEY
- the recO gene encoding DNA repair protein RecO — translated: MIDKAEGLVLRTVVYGESNKIVTLLTREYGKLAVMARGAKKPGSRFNAASQPFVRAVYIYPRSRGLGQLKSADVITSHAHIRQDVVLMAYAMYLLELADKALDERVPQPALYDLFVEGLEAMDEGLDPDVVSFIIELRLLRHLGIAPHLNGCTICGSAEAPFAFSLHHGGLLCRRHRHEDEHAVYMSEAVAKMLYVFSVYDFSRIGTVTVKPETKRLLRQIMDAYMERYSGLRLRSKRVLDQLIDFGND
- the glyQ gene encoding glycine--tRNA ligase subunit alpha, whose product is MTVQDMILTLQKFWAEQGCLTMQAYDVEKGAGTMNPMTFLRSLGPEPWNVCYTEPSRRPADGRYGENPNRLYQHHQFQVIMKPSPDNIQELYLQSLELLGINPLEHDIRFVEDNWENPTFGAAGLGWEVWLNGMEITQFTYFQQVGGIECNPIAVEITYGIERLASYIQDVESVFDLVWTDGFKYGDIFYQPEFEHSKYTFETSDVALLFTLFDQYEKEANRALDENLVFPAYDYILKCSHTFNLLDAKGAISVTERTGFIHRVRNMSRRCAQSFIEERERLGFPLIKSKAGESHA